Genomic segment of Rhodococcus sp. W8901:
GGCTTCGAGGAGGTCTACCAACTCGACGGCGGGATCGTCCGCTACGGCGAGGCCTACGGCGACGAGGGCCTGTGGGACGGATCGCTGTACGTCTTCGACAAGCGGATGAACCTCGACTTCACCGATCGCGCTGTGACACTCGGGAAGTGCACGGTCTGCGACGCACCGACGTCGCGGTTCCGCAACCACCCGGACGTCAACGGTCGTCAGCTGACGCTCGTGTGCGAGACGTGCGTTCCCGACGCGTGAGACGTCGCTGACGATGGCACGCGCGCCGCTCCCGATCCGTGACGGTCTCGGACCCGACCGGATCCGCATGCCGGCCGGGCAGCCGTCGGTGACGGTCGTCGACTACCTGCTCGGGCAGCATCCCGACGAGGACTGGCTCACCCGCCTCGGCGCGGGCGAGGTGGTGGACGAGCACGGACTGGTCGTCGACCACACGACCCCATACCAGCCGACGCGGTTCGTGTACTTCTATCGTGAGCCGGCGCCCGAGGTCCCGGTGCCATTCGCGGTGGACGTGCTGCACCGCGACGCCGGGCTGGTCGTCGTCGACAAGCCGCACTTCCTCGCGACCATCCCGCGCGGCGCGCACATCCGGGAGACCGTCGTGGTGCGGCTGCGCCGGGACCTGGGGCTGCCCGACCTGGTGCCGGTGCACCGGCTGGACCGGATGACGGCGGGTGTCCTGCTGTGCACCGCCGATCCGGCGCTGCGCCGGCCCTACCAGGAGATGTTCGAGAAGCAGCGGGTGCGCAAGACGTACGAGGCCATCGCCCCCGCCCTCGCCGACGGGGAGTTCCCACGCACCGTGCGCAGCCGAATCCGCAAGGTGCACGGCGAACTCACCGCGTCCGAGGAGCCGGGGGAGCCCAACTCTGAGACACTGATCGAGTTGGTCGAGCGTCGCGGCGCCCTCGCGCGCTACCGGCTGCGGCCGCGCACCGGCCGCACCCACCAACTGCGCCTGCACCTGAATTCGCTGGGCGCTCCGATCGTCGGCGACAACTTCTATCCCGAGTTCCGGCGCCGCGACCCGAACGACTTCACCGACCCGCTGCGGTTGCTGGCGCGCAGCCTCGAGTTCGACGATCCGCTGACCGGGGAGCCCAGACGTTTCGAGAGCCGGCGCACGCTGGAGTACTGAGTGCGGGGCGTTCGATGTCACGTGAGACAATCGATACCCGTGAAGACCTTCGAATCCCTGTTCGCCGAGCTGACCGAGCGCGCCGCCTCCCGCCCTGAGGGATCCGGCACCGTTGCTGCGCTGGACGCTGGTGTCCATGCGCAGGGCAAGAAGGTGCTCGAGGAGGCCG
This window contains:
- a CDS encoding pseudouridine synthase gives rise to the protein MARAPLPIRDGLGPDRIRMPAGQPSVTVVDYLLGQHPDEDWLTRLGAGEVVDEHGLVVDHTTPYQPTRFVYFYREPAPEVPVPFAVDVLHRDAGLVVVDKPHFLATIPRGAHIRETVVVRLRRDLGLPDLVPVHRLDRMTAGVLLCTADPALRRPYQEMFEKQRVRKTYEAIAPALADGEFPRTVRSRIRKVHGELTASEEPGEPNSETLIELVERRGALARYRLRPRTGRTHQLRLHLNSLGAPIVGDNFYPEFRRRDPNDFTDPLRLLARSLEFDDPLTGEPRRFESRRTLEY
- a CDS encoding phosphoribosyl-ATP diphosphatase, with protein sequence MRQSIPVKTFESLFAELTERAASRPEGSGTVAALDAGVHAQGKKVLEEAGEVWIAAEHESDEALAEEISQLLYWVQVLMVGKGLKLEDVYRHL